Proteins encoded within one genomic window of Sphingomonas sp. KRR8:
- the ubiG gene encoding bifunctional 2-polyprenyl-6-hydroxyphenol methylase/3-demethylubiquinol 3-O-methyltransferase UbiG — MAETSIVGREAAHFGAMAGDWWDPTGASAMLHRLNPVRLAYIRDRIDQHWQSDERALRPLAGRSALDIGCGAGLLCEPLTRLGACVTGIDAAPELIAAARTHAEAQGLAIDYRAGGVEEVEGRFDFVTAMEVIEHVADPAAFVRSLADRLAPGGLLIMSTPNKTGWSKLLTITLAEGFGRIPHGTHDYDQFIPPDQLGELLRGAGLKLCDTAGIAVSPGRGLHLSDDLRLNYLVSAVRA; from the coding sequence ATGGCAGAGACAAGCATCGTGGGCCGCGAGGCCGCGCACTTCGGCGCCATGGCGGGCGACTGGTGGGACCCAACGGGTGCGTCGGCCATGCTTCACCGGCTGAACCCCGTGCGCCTCGCCTATATTCGCGATCGGATTGACCAGCATTGGCAAAGCGACGAGCGCGCGCTGCGGCCGCTGGCGGGCCGGTCGGCCCTGGACATCGGCTGCGGTGCGGGGCTGCTGTGCGAGCCGCTGACCCGCCTGGGCGCTTGCGTCACCGGAATCGATGCGGCGCCGGAGTTGATTGCTGCCGCGCGGACTCACGCCGAGGCGCAGGGGCTCGCCATCGATTATCGTGCGGGAGGGGTCGAGGAAGTGGAGGGTCGGTTCGACTTCGTCACCGCGATGGAAGTGATCGAGCATGTCGCCGATCCGGCCGCCTTTGTCCGCTCGCTGGCCGATCGGCTTGCGCCCGGCGGCCTGCTGATCATGTCGACTCCGAACAAGACTGGCTGGTCGAAGCTGCTGACCATCACGCTGGCGGAGGGCTTCGGGCGAATACCGCACGGAACGCACGACTATGATCAGTTCATCCCACCCGATCAATTGGGTGAGCTGCTGAGAGGCGCGGGGCTGAAGCTGTGCGACACGGCCGGGATCGCGGTGTCGCCGGGGCGTGGGCTGCACCTCAGCGACGACCTTCGCCTCAATTATCTGGTCAGCGCCGTTCGGGCCTAG
- a CDS encoding MFS transporter yields the protein MVTHNERHRPVANGSLAIAAFSTVVEWYDFTLYLYFATVLSRVMFGGGEQGLLTALASFALAYLLRPLGALFFGHVGDRYGRRRSLLLSVALMTAAMLAMALLPTHAQVGPSAGLLMVALRCVMGFAVGGEYTGVVAYLLEGAPVHRRGFVTSLAAAASEVGGLLAVFLSALTVSLIPAGALETWGWRLPFLFGAALAGGVWALRTTVAESPEFERQQAAGTVPSEPLSHALRYHRAGILRGFAISALGSITYYVGISYVPAFLTSIGSRSETTSLWWSTAAAVAVIAVTPFVGIAADRFGRKPPLLVLACLSALLPGTMFWLMAGGSPVLALGGTLVLACLAGGVSAVGAVATAEQFTGEGRLTGLALGATVSTAIFGGLTPYVAQRLSAASGWPSAPGLMIAVVAVCVLPVLWRLPETRPERR from the coding sequence ATGGTCACGCACAATGAACGCCACCGCCCGGTCGCCAACGGCTCGCTGGCCATCGCTGCCTTCTCGACCGTGGTCGAATGGTATGACTTCACCCTTTACCTCTATTTCGCGACCGTCCTTTCGCGGGTGATGTTCGGAGGGGGCGAGCAGGGACTGCTGACGGCGCTCGCCAGCTTCGCACTGGCCTATCTGCTGCGTCCCTTGGGCGCGCTCTTCTTCGGGCATGTCGGCGACCGTTATGGCCGGCGACGGTCGCTGCTGCTCAGCGTTGCGCTGATGACGGCGGCGATGCTGGCGATGGCCTTGCTTCCGACCCACGCCCAAGTCGGGCCGAGCGCCGGCTTACTGATGGTGGCGCTGCGCTGCGTCATGGGATTCGCGGTGGGCGGCGAATATACCGGCGTGGTCGCCTATCTGCTCGAAGGCGCGCCGGTGCATCGGCGCGGGTTCGTCACTTCGCTGGCAGCGGCCGCAAGCGAAGTCGGTGGATTGCTCGCCGTCTTCCTGTCGGCGCTGACGGTCAGCCTGATACCGGCCGGAGCGCTGGAAACCTGGGGCTGGCGCCTGCCCTTTCTGTTCGGCGCGGCGCTGGCGGGGGGCGTCTGGGCGCTTCGAACGACGGTGGCTGAAAGCCCGGAGTTCGAGCGGCAGCAGGCGGCCGGCACGGTACCATCCGAACCGCTGTCTCACGCCCTCAGATACCACCGAGCCGGCATCCTGCGAGGCTTTGCCATCTCTGCCTTGGGTTCGATCACCTACTACGTCGGCATTTCCTACGTACCGGCCTTCCTCACCTCCATCGGCTCTCGCAGCGAGACGACCAGCCTGTGGTGGTCAACCGCCGCCGCCGTCGCGGTGATCGCGGTGACGCCGTTCGTCGGCATCGCTGCCGACCGCTTCGGACGCAAGCCGCCGCTCCTCGTCCTGGCGTGTCTGAGCGCCTTGCTGCCCGGGACAATGTTCTGGCTGATGGCCGGGGGCTCACCGGTGCTGGCGCTTGGCGGAACATTGGTGCTCGCCTGTCTGGCGGGCGGAGTCAGCGCGGTCGGGGCGGTCGCCACGGCCGAGCAATTCACGGGCGAGGGGCGCCTCACCGGGTTGGCGCTGGGGGCCACCGTATCGACCGCCATCTTCGGAGGCCTGACGCCCTATGTCGCGCAAAGGCTAAGCGCGGCGAGCGGCTGGCCAAGCGCACCCGGGCTGATGATCGCCGTGGTTGCGGTTTGCGTCCTGCCGGTGCTGTGGCGGCTGCCGGAGACTAGGCCCGAACGGCGCTGA
- a CDS encoding aspartate kinase, with amino-acid sequence MARIVMKFGGTSMAGIERIRSVAERVQREAASGNEVAVVVSAMAGETDRLVQLCREAAALYDPREYDVVVASGEQVTSGLLAITLQGMGLKARSYMGWQLPIRASGHVSALIEGIDVAVLNRVFDEGGIAVIPGFQGVTGDNALATLGRGGSDTSAVALAVAMNADRCDIYTDVDGVYTTDPRIVPRARKLDTVTYEEMLELASVGAKVLQTRSVGLAMRFNMPLQVLSSFEDRPGTMIVSEDALEGKEMERNVVTGIAHDLNEARVTLSGLPDRAGAVAAVFAPLAAANINVDMIVQSVPRAGAPSDLTFTVPRASLPHTVAELEKVRDKVGFTDILTDTDVVKVSAVGVGMRSNAGIAAKMFDTLAERGINILAITTSEIKVSVLIPEDYTELAVRVLHTAFGLDARQESAA; translated from the coding sequence ATGGCCCGCATCGTGATGAAATTCGGCGGCACCTCCATGGCCGGGATCGAGCGCATCCGCTCGGTCGCGGAACGGGTGCAGCGTGAGGCGGCGTCGGGCAACGAGGTCGCCGTGGTGGTCAGCGCGATGGCCGGCGAAACCGACCGGCTGGTGCAGCTCTGCCGGGAAGCCGCCGCGCTCTACGACCCGCGCGAATATGACGTGGTGGTCGCCAGCGGAGAGCAGGTCACCAGCGGCCTTCTTGCCATCACCTTGCAGGGCATGGGGCTGAAGGCCCGCTCCTACATGGGATGGCAGCTGCCGATCCGCGCCTCGGGCCACGTCAGCGCACTCATTGAAGGCATCGACGTCGCCGTACTGAACCGGGTTTTCGACGAGGGCGGCATTGCCGTCATTCCGGGCTTCCAAGGGGTCACTGGCGACAATGCGCTGGCGACGCTTGGTCGCGGTGGCTCGGATACATCGGCGGTGGCACTGGCCGTTGCCATGAATGCCGACCGCTGCGACATCTACACCGACGTCGATGGCGTCTACACGACCGATCCGCGGATCGTACCGCGCGCGCGCAAGCTCGACACCGTCACCTACGAGGAGATGCTCGAGCTGGCCTCGGTTGGCGCCAAGGTGCTGCAGACCCGCTCAGTCGGCCTCGCCATGCGCTTCAACATGCCGCTTCAGGTGCTGTCCTCATTCGAGGACCGGCCGGGCACCATGATCGTGAGCGAAGATGCGCTCGAAGGGAAAGAAATGGAACGCAACGTCGTCACCGGCATCGCCCATGACCTCAACGAAGCGCGCGTCACCCTGTCCGGCCTGCCTGATCGGGCCGGTGCGGTCGCGGCCGTGTTCGCTCCGCTTGCGGCCGCCAACATCAACGTCGACATGATCGTGCAGTCGGTGCCGCGAGCCGGGGCTCCGAGCGACCTCACCTTCACCGTTCCCAGAGCCAGCCTGCCGCACACGGTGGCCGAGCTGGAGAAGGTGCGCGACAAGGTCGGCTTCACCGACATCCTCACCGACACGGACGTGGTGAAAGTCAGCGCGGTCGGCGTCGGCATGCGATCCAACGCCGGGATCGCCGCCAAGATGTTCGACACGCTCGCCGAACGGGGCATCAACATCCTCGCCATCACTACCTCGGAGATCAAGGTCAGCGTGCTCATCC